From the Oncorhynchus masou masou isolate Uvic2021 unplaced genomic scaffold, UVic_Omas_1.1 unplaced_scaffold_2283, whole genome shotgun sequence genome, the window GGTTACcatctgcagaaccactcctttattgggggtgtcttgctaattgcctataatttccacctgttgtctattccatttgcacaacagcatgtgaaatttattgtcaatcagtgttgcttcctaagtggacagtttgatttcacagaagtgtgattgacttggagttacattgtgttgtttaagtgttccctttattttttgagcagtgtatattacacTACAATTTCTAAATTTTCAACAAACATgtactggattggttgaaaagTGATAAAATTTACACAGTATGCACTATTTTGACATAGTGTAAGATATACTGAATTGATACAATTTTCAATTTCGTTTATTCAATTggacctttattgaactaggcaagtcagttaagaacaaattattatttacaaagaTTGCCCAAaacggccaaacctggacaacgctgagcccattgtgcgccgccttatgggactcactatcacggcctgttgtgatacagcctagattcgaaccagggtgtctgtagtgacgcctcaagcacatATTTTTTCGTTGGTTTTGCAAGAGTGTTGATTGGTCAGACATTGGGTTCATTTGTTTTTGCAATAAGTTCAAataaaatcaagctttatttatataaCATTTCACATTTCAGAAATTTTGTTTCATAGAAAAAAAACTTAAATAAAATttatatttactacacaacatacgaTAAAAAAACTAAAGAATAACCAAAAAAATTTTAAACTCTATTTTAAACTCtcactttaaaaaataaataataagacatcatcctaataaaatacaaaagatcttacattttttttgttgctatttTGGAGGAGCCCAAATCAGAAGAGTTATAACTTGTTCAAATCAATAACCAATATGTAGAAACAGTTTGAAAAGTTAAACATAAAATGTACTATCTACAGAAACATGTTCCACAGTAGTAatcatatcatatcatcattttagacccaagccacgCCCAAGACTTTGAATTACTTCCCTCTGGGTGCAGGTATTGGGCCTCAGCAGAAAAAAACAGAACGAGACAATCATTtatgccaggtgtgatatccctcctaaatagctcggGTGAATGTTCCCATTGACCCTGTAAGGCTAGTcttttcttctttaaaaaaaagaaagttgTATTTCTTACTATTATTATAGGTATGTAACTGTTATAAACGTTGTATTgtcttgttttgtatttaaacgccACTTTAAATGTGTAAATTTAAAGTcagtaatttttttttttttaataggtaagtcagttaagaacaaattcttattttcaatgacggcctaggaacagtggattaactgcctgttcagggacagaacgacagatttgtaccttgtcagctcggggattcgaacttgtaaccttttggttactagtccaacgctctaaccactaggctgccgccCCATAAGTTAGTTAGTAAGTAAGTATATTAATTACGCTGTTGTTTTGACAACTGGCAATACATCTGTTAGGGGGGAAATCAGGCTGTATGTGCTGTTGAAACTAACACAACTAAAAAACCACACGGAAATGGGAGATATATTTTAcctcactggttagaggacaacctgCAGAAAACAGTCAGCTACATTTGGGAGTGATGCATTAAATTTAGGGGTCCCCAAAATGAAGAGAAATGCAACACTTATTCATCATCACTCATATCGATATCATTTGGAAATAAATTGCacgagaggggggagaagaggttgCACATCCTGTTAAAACGAACAGCTCAAACACCCCACAGAATCTGGGAATAATGTGTACATCACTGGTTAGGACAATTTGTAGAaaacagctagctacattttgaagTGCTGCATTCTCATTCAAATGAGGTGCCAAGTGTAACAACTCTTTTTCTTGTTAATCCACTTTTTTGTTAATCAAATAAATAGTACTCATTACTTCTTCCCCTGATGAGGCCTGGATTCATCCCGAGGCTAATATCTATATCACGctgaaatcaatagaacagggGGTCAAACGTTTAcgattctacattgtgacatcattaaaacattctacattgtgacattttattgatatcatgaaacaactTCATGTATGTATTTTCAAAATTTTACCAGCATATCGCtttccacattgatcacagctataagaattatctcctgtgtgtgttctctggtgtgatatcaggATGTTTGGCTAAAACTCTTCCCATATTGATTACAGCTATGAGGTTTCTCTCTTGTGTGTCCGCTGGTGAATAGTCAGATGGCTAGATGAAGTAAAACGTTTcacacattgatcacagctataaggtttctctcctgtgtgagatCTCCGGTGTATAGTCAGACTGCTAGATGTAACAAATTTCTtctcacactgatcacagctataaggtttctctcctgtgtgtgttctctgatgtacCTTCAGGCAGCTTGAGTGAGTAAACcttttcccacattgatcacagctaaaaagtttctctccagtgtgaattctctggtgtaattgtaatgtatataattttgaaaaactcttcccacagtcagagcagctaaaaagtttctctccagtgtgaattctctggtgtgattgTAATGTATATAATTTtgagaaactcttcccacagtcagcgcagctataaggtttctcccctgtgtgtgttctctggtgtgtttTCAGGCTGCTTGGAAcattaaaactctttccacattgatcacagctataaggtttctctcctgtatggATTCTCTGATGTCTTTTGAGGTCTGCTGAAGAGGTAaacctcttcccacagtcagagcagcagtgagatgtctctccagtgtgaattctctggtgtacTTTTAGTGAATCTGATCTTGAATAacttttcccacagtcagagcagtgatGAAGTTTCTTCCCTGTAGGTTTCCGTTGGTGTTTCTTGGGGTGTTCTGatgtggagagactcttctctgcctcgtcagctTCTGCGTGGAGCAAAAAAAATAGGCGAGATTGCatttttttcacaatgtattCTGAATATTACCACAGATTATTAGAGCAAGATCGGGAGTGCTACTCAAGGAAACTcactttaacttcttggtgacatggggggcagtattgagtagcttggaagaataaggtgcccagagtaaactacctgctactcagccataaaagctagaatatgcatataaatagtatattttgatagaaaacactctgaagtaactaaaactgtttgaaagatgtctgtgagtataacataactcatatggcaggtgaaaacctgagaaaaatccaaccaggaagtagaaaatctgaggcttgtagttttcccaactcagcccctattgaagatagtgggatattggtcatcttgcacttcctaaggcttccactagatgtcaacagtctttagaaccttgtttgaggcttctactgtgaaggggggctgaatgagagaggaatgagtcaggtgtctggcagagtgccttggGCTCATGACGCGCAGTCATGTGAGAGTTACctcgcgttccattgcttttctacagacaaaggaattctccagttggaacattattgaagatgtatgttaaaaacatcctaaagattgattgattctatacatcgtttgacatgtttctacggactgtaacagaATTTTTGTCTGCTCGTTTGGATTTGTTtcccaaacgccctaacaaaagggggtatttggacataaattatgagctttatcaaacaaatcaaacatttattgtggaactgggattcctgggagtgcattctgatgaagatcatcaaaggtaagtgaatttttataatgctatttctgactaatgttgactgcacaacatggcagatatctgcttggctgttttggtctctgagctccgtactcagattattgcatggtttgctttttccgtaaagtttttaaagaatctgacacagcggttgcattaagtaGAAGTTTATCTAaggttccatgtataatagttgtatctcttatcaatgtttattatgagtatttctgcaaaatcactggatgttttggaatcaaaacattactgcacttaacgcgccaatgtaaactgagatttttggatataaatatgcacattatcgaacaaaacatacatgtaacatttttgtgactcctatctttggctggaaaaatggctgtgtttttttgacttggcaatgagtatttctgtaaattgatgtggctctctgcaaaatcgtCGCATGTTTTGGAaatactgaacataacacgccaatgtaaaataagatttttggatattaatatgcactttatcgagcaaaacatacatgtattgtgtaacatgaactcctatgagtgtcatctgatgaagatcatcacaggttagtgattcattttatctatatttctgctttggctgtgtttttctgtgaattggtggtgacctaacataatcgtttgtggtgctttcgctgtaaagcctttttgaaatcacacactgtggctggattaacgaatttaatctttaaaatggtgtaaaatacttgtatgcttgaggaattttaattatgagattcttgttgttttgaatttggcgccctgcactttcactggccgTTGGCtgggtgggacgctaccgttaAGCTCTGTGtcgctattcactaattcacCACCGTGGCGGAAAACTCAGGGAAGTTCTCATAGGttgacagaaaaaaaacagcctCCATTTACAGGTTACTTACAGTTCATACTACTTTTGGATTATATTGTTTGAATCACCTGCTTAATATAAAGTTTGTGCCATCATCTCAAATAAACCGCTTTAGACATAAAGAAATACTAACGACAACCAGTAAAATGCTCTGTGGCTAGCTTTTCCATCAGCCTGACAGTGAGCATTTAGCATTCAAGCTAACAAGTGCTGCATCCAAAACAGGTATTTTGCTAGCAATTATCTTATAGACTGTTCAAGCAATAATCAAAACAACAACTGTAAGCATTTTGAGAACCCCAAATAGCGTTTTTGGTTAGAAGTAcaaacctggtaaatctagactgttgaatggtcccagatggtgaacagtttatttagtaataacctggtaaatctagactgttgaatggtcccagatggtgaacagtttatttagaagtaataacctggtaaatctagactgttgaatggtcccagatggtgaacagtttatttagtaataacctggtaaatctagactgttgaatggtcccagatggtgaacagtttatttagaaGTAATAATCTGGTAAATcaagactgttgaatggtcccagatgctGAATAGTTTATTTaataataacctggtaaatctagactgttgaatggtcccagatggtgaacagtttatttagtaataacctggtaaatctagactgttgaatggtcccagatttatttagtaataacatggtatctgctaaatgacaaaaaagaAGAAAACCAAAATACATTGATATGAATAACTggttaaatatataatatatactgtattaactgaacaaaaaatataacatgcaataatttcggagttacagtttatataagaaaatctgtcaattgaaataaattcattaggtcctaatctatggatttaacaactgggaatgcagatatacatctgttggtcactTTAAGAAAAAACAGtatgggcgtggatcagaaaaccagtcagtatctggtgtgaccaccatttgcctcatgcagcacgacacatctttgcatagagttgatcaggctgttgattgaggcctgtggaatgttcccccactcatcttcaatggctgtgcgaagttgctggaaaTTGGAGGTAACTAGGAAATGCTGTCATACACtgcaatccagagcatcccaaacatgctcaatggatggCATGTCTGGTAAGTAGGCATGGAAGAACTGGGTCATttccagcttccaggaattgtgtatagatccttgcaacatggggctgtgcattatcatgctgaaccatgtgatggcggcggatgaacgAGCCTCAGGATcttcaaattgccatcgacaaaatgcaattgtgtttgctgTCCGTAGCTTATATCACGTGACATCAGCAAAcgcatccatgaagagcacacctctccagcatgccagtggccattgaaggtgaccATTTGCGGTTACGACACCAAAATGCAGACAGGTCAAGAGGTGAGGAAGATGAGTaagagatggtttctgacagtttgtgcagaaattctttggttgtgaaAACccacattttacctttatttaactaggttcaagggcagaacgacagatcttgtcagcttggggatttgaacttacaacctttcgggttactagtccaacgctctaaccactaggctaccctgcctccccgaAGTTTCCTCAGCtgtcagacgatcccacaggtgaagaagacgGATGTGGGTTGATCTTGGTCTGGCGTGGCTACACaaggtctgcggttgtgaagctggttagacgtactgccaaattctctaaatgtTTCTAAAGGGGCACCTTGTCCTGAGGACATTATTAAAAGGACACTATAAAATATGCAGTTGACACACAACAacatgccacagatgtctcaagttttgaaggagcgtgcaattggcatgctgactgcaggaatgcccaccagagctgttgccagagaatctaatgttaatttctcaaccataagccgcttccaacgtcgttttagCGAATTTGGTAGAATTTCCAACAggcttcacaaccacagaccacatgccagcccaggacctccacattcgtctgagaccagccacccagacaactgatgaaactgaactttttctgtctgtaataaagacatTTTGTGAGGGGAAAACGTATTCTGATTGGCTGCACGCCTGCCCAGTCAAGTGAAATccctagattagggcctaatgaatttatttcaattgactttaTATGAACAGtagctcagtaaaatcgttgaaattcgtttatatttttgttcagtatttaatAAGTGTCCCgaatttatttttactatgttacgtctagtctgtgAGACCAGGCTGTAAACAGAGGTAGCTGTGATCAATATGATGAACCTGTTTTCACAACATTTAAGAACCTGGTGATAGAAAACAGTGTGAATGTAATAATGACAATAGACTCAGGAGCAATTTAGCGAACTGGTAGTGTTTTCATTTGACTTAGAAAGAGTAGCACCACTGTGTGCTAGAGGTGTCCCTAACGACCCTAtgtcgattccaggctgtatcacaaccagccgtgatcgagagtaccatagggcggcgcacaattggcccaacataGCCCGGGTgtggccgttattgtaaataataacttgttcttaactgactagttaaccccccccccccccccaaaaaaaggcaGCAATACAACGTCTTTGTGACGTTACACTACTCCCTCCTTTCACACGCACTGTCGTTGATCCGAGGTCCGATCACTTCAGACACCAAAGACCAAGACTTGGCCCTGAttgtaacaacaacaaaacaatggCCGATTTGATAGTGTGACTCCTTTACCGTGTGACTTTGCCCTTTAGTTCAACAAACTGCATTGTGCTTCTGTTTTAAGACAGTAAATTACTTACTGGGGTTAAtcagatcctcctcctcctcctcttcttcttccaatATACCagttatctctccctcctctccaaaaTCTGAATCCTCCTCTTTCTcgtcctcttcttctttcactgcAACATCCTCATCCTCTACTTTTGTTACTgtgacatcctcctcttcctcttcttctttcacaaCAACGTTCAGCCACAGAccctctttctccgtccagcagacctcctcctcttctttagcAGGAGGAGAGCAGCTCAGTGAACTCATGGTCGGAGATGCTAGCTAACAGTTAGCTATCTAGGCTAGTGAACTAAACCAGCCAGCTAGCTGACTAATAACAATgtaaatatgaaattaaatgGGATAACTAGCTAGACGACATAAGTGAGTTTAAAACACAGTGGATAATATACATGAACGAGTCTAAAGAGCTTCGATGTTTCAGCTAGCAAGCTACCGAGGTGGCTGACCATTATCATGCAACTATAAAAGAACATGGCTGACGAGTTGTCTTATCACTAGTTACTACAGCCACAATGTCAACATTGGCTATCGTAAAAACAATATATGAAAACAAACATTACattgttttgtcttcatttaAGTTTAGACATAAGGTTAGGTTTAAACATCTGATTTTAATAATAGAAGCTGTAGAATTGAGAATTGGGCGAGGTTTAGccataattatgactttgtgACTGGGGTAACTAGTAACGACCGACTAGCTGTTGTTGTTTAAAGAAGAGTCCAGTTCACCACCACGTCACATTCTGGCAGACTGGCCTGAAAGACTCACAGCGCcctctgctgactggagtggaaaACACAGTTGAGGGAATGTTTAATTTTATTTTCTGATTATCAGTTAataaaacaatttcaaagattggTTTTGATTTAATTTcaatttctctctccttctctctatgacattttctctccctctctattttaccctctttctccctctctctttgaccATCTCAATTTAaatttattggcatgagaaacatattgccaaagcaagtgaagtagataataaacaaaagtgaaataaacaataacaaatgaACATTAaaaattacactcacaaaagttccaaaagaataaagacatttcaaatgtcatatgtctatattcagtgttgtaatgatgtgcaaatagttaaagtgcaaaagggaaaataaataaacataaacaggttgtatttacaatggtgtttgttcttcactggttgtccttttcttgtggcaacaggtcacacatcttgctgctgtgatgcacactggtatttcacccaatagatatgcaagtttttcaaaattggatttgttttcaaattctttgtgggtctgtgtaatctgatggaaatatgtgtctcttatatggtcatacatttggcaagaggttaggaagtgcagctcagtttccacctcattttttgggcagtgtgcacatagcctgtcttctcttgagaaccaggtctgccttcggcggcctttcttgatagcaaggctatgctcagagtctgtacatagtcaatgctttccttaattttgtgtcagtcacagtggtcacgtATTTTGTcaatgtgtactctctgtttaggaccaaatagtattctagttttctcagttatttgttaattctttccaatatgtcaagtaattatctttttgtttctcatggtttggttgggtctaattgtgctgctgtcctggggctctgtggggtgtgtttgtgtttgtaaacagagccccaggaccagcttgcttaggggactcttctccaggttcatatctctgtaggtgatggctttgttatggaaggtttgggaatcacttcattttaggtggttgtagaatttaacggctcttttctagATTTTGATAATTTAGTAATCCTGCTCCGATTTGTCACCCAGAGGGTCCTAGAGATAAAATAGAGACAAAAtaaaattatttatatatataaataaaatttaaaaaaaaaatatatatatatatatatatcctaacACGATCaaagtgttcaaagctgtcatcaaggcaaagggtggctactttgaagaatttaaaatatattttgattgtttaacacttttttctgtttcctacattattccatatgtgttatttcatagttatgatgcattctacaatgtagaacatagtaaaaataaagaaaaacccttgaatgagtaacttttgacttttgacttgtactgtgtgtatatatatatatatatatatatatatatatatatatatatatatatatatatatatatatatatatatatatatatacaggactaTATAGACCTGTGGCATACAGTATATTAGTATAGTCTATGTGCCTTACAGCGTATTGATCCACATATCTCAACATAAAACTAACTAGTGCATAAATGAAGATAGCTCACTCAGGCCGTTTACCATTGTCTACTTAAGGGAGTGGCTCTAAAACCTTAGGTAAAACTTAGGTAAAATCTTAGGTAAAACCTTTTGACTTAGGTAAAACCTTAGGTAAAACCATTTGACTTAGGGAAAACCTTAGGGAAAACCATTTGACTTAGGTAAAACCTTAGGTAAAACCATTTGACTTAGGTACAACCTTAGGTAAAACCATTTGACTTAGGTAAAACCTTAGGTAAAACCATTTGACTTAGGTAAAACCTTAGGGAAAACCATTTGACTTAGGTAAAACCTTAGGTTAAACCATTTGACTTAGGTACAACCTTAGGTAAAACCATTTGACTTAGGTAAAACCATTTGGCCAATTTATACTCCTAAAtgtttcaaaaactaaaagcatttgaTTTGGGAcatatcattcactaaaccctaaacctgagtagctgctgccttggcaggaactaatggagatccataataaacctcaggaagagtagctgctgccttggcaggaactaatggagatccataataaaccccaggaagagtagctgctgccttggcaggaactaatggggaccaatattaaaccccaggaagagtagctgctgccttggcaggagctaatggggatccataataaaccccaggaagattagctgctgccttggcaggaactaatggggatccataataaaccccaggaagagtagctgctgccttggcaggaactaatggggatccataataaaccccaggaagagtagctgctgccttggcaggaactaatggagatccataataaacacaaaTACTTCCTATTCTTGAAGACTGTAAATCTGACAGTTTATTCCGAATCGTATTATTATCTGTAGTAGAAAGCATTGGGTTAGAAGAAGCCCCAAACAAATAAACTCATGCAACATTCATTTATGGCCAGTTTATGTAAACTGTAACATTGATATATCTTGCAATAGAAATACAAATACAACGAAGAAGAATACAGAATTACAAAGAAGAAGAATACAAAGAAATAGCAATACAAAAACAGGTCAAACAAACAAGAATAcatctgaacaaaaatataaaatacaacatgcaacaatttcaaagattttactgagttacagttcatagaaggaaatcagccaatttaaataaattaattcaatcacattaggccctaatctatgggtttcacatgactgggactacagatatgcatctgttggtcacagataccctACAAAAAAGGTAGtgttgtggatcagaaaaccagtcagtatctggtgtgaccaccatttgcctcgtgCAGCGCTACACAtgtccttcgcatagagttgatcaggttgttgattgtggcctgtggaatgttgtcccactcctcttcattgGTTTtttggatgactgccttgcctggttcaccaattactttgcagacagagttcagtgtgtcaaatcggagggcatgctgtccggtcctctggcagtctctatgggggtgccacagggttcaattctcgggccgactcttttctctgtatatatcaatgatgttgctcttgctgcgggcgattccctgatccacctctacgcagacgacaccattctatatacttccggcccgtccttggacactgtgctatctatcctccaaacgagcttcaatgccatacaacactccttccgtggcctccaactgctcttaaacgccagtaaaaccaaatgcatgcttttcaaccgattgctgcctgcacccgcatgcccgacgagcatcaccaccctggatggttccaaccttgaatatgtggacacctataagtacctaggtgtctggctagactgtaaactctccttccagactcatatcaaacatctccaatcgaaaatcaaatcaagagtcggctttctattccgcaacaaagcctccttcacgcacgccgccaaacttaccctagtaaaactgactatcctaccgatcctcgacttcggcgatgtcatctataaaattgcctccaacactctactcagcaaactggatgcagtttatcacagtgccatccgttttgtcactaaagcaccttataccacccaccactgcgacttgta encodes:
- the LOC135533204 gene encoding gastrula zinc finger protein XlCGF17.1-like — its product is MSSLSCSPPAKEEEEVCWTEKEGLWLNVVVKEEEEEEDVTVTKVEDEDVAVKEEEDEKEEDSDFGEEGEITGILEEEEEEEEDLINPKADEAEKSLSTSEHPKKHQRKPTGKKLHHCSDCGKSYSRSDSLKVHQRIHTGETSHCCSDCGKRFTSSADLKRHQRIHTGEKPYSCDQCGKSFNVPSSLKTHQRTHTGEKPYSCADCGKSFSKLYTLQSHQRIHTGEKLFSCSDCGKSFSKLYTLQLHQRIHTGEKLFSCDQCGKRFTHSSCLKVHQRTHTGEKPYSCDQCEKKFVTSSSLTIHRRSHTGEKPYSCDQCVKRFTSSSHLTIHQRTHKRETS